TATTGGACATCCAAAATGATTATTTCTATAAAGGTAAAATGGAGTTTCAAGGAAGTTATGAAGCAGCTTCTGAAGCAAAAAAGGTTCTGGACATATTTAGAAAGAAACGAAGAACCATTATTCATATCCAGTATATTGCAGTTCATAAAAATGCATCTTATTTTGTTTCGGGTACTTACGGAGCCGAAATATATGAAGAGGTTAGACCTTTAGAAGGAGAAACAGTAATCGTTAAAAATAATCCCAATAGTTTTATAGAAACCAGTTTATACGACTTCTTAAAGAATAACCAGATTGAAAATCTAACCATTATGGGCATGATGAACAATATGGCCAACGATCCAACTGTTCGAACCGCTAAAGACTTGGGCTTTAATGTGCAGCTGGTAGAAAGTAAAGCCGCTGAAATTGTACTAGATAGCTTATAGAACAACTTTTTGACTGAAGTTAAATCCAATAAAAAAACAGTTTTAGTTAAAACAAATATAAAAATGATGTATTTTTGCGCTCAAAACAAGTAACAAGCAGTTGAAAAGGTTAATTATCATAGCACTTTCTATATTAATTTTATCTCCTTCCTTTGGAAGCTTGTTTGTATATGCTTCTTTCAAAATCAACCAGGAAGAAATTGCAAAAACGATTTGTGTACAGCGCAAACAGGTTTTTAACAATTGTAACGGTCGATGTGAACTTCAAAAAAGCATCAAAAAATATTCTGATAACGAAAAGAAAATGCAGGACAGCCTAAAAGAAAAATTAGAGCTTGTTTATGTTCAAAACACGGCTGAAGTTGTGATCAACACAGTTCCTGTTATCGAATCAAAAGAAAATACTTCTATTTTGTTCGAAAAGAAACCTATCAAGGCTTCTAATCTTACTTTTCATCCTCCGCTCGTTTAATTCGAGATCATTTTCTATTTTTAAATCCTAATGGCATTGTTTTTTTTTGGAACGATGTAAAAAGAGGCAATATTTTGTATTTCTTACTATATTTTAAATATTGTAGAAATTCAGTTTAATACTTGAATCTGCGTTGGTTTTTCATACAAAAATTGATCTTATCCCTTCAATTGAAAATGCTTTAAATCCATTTTCAATTCAAAACACCATTAAAATTTCACGGCATTTGGACTTTCCTAATTGGATGGTTTTATGCTGCATTTTAAAACGTTTTTCAAACATTCATTACCAATGAAATTTTTTAAAATTTTAGTGATTGCACTATCGGGCGCGATTACTTCCTGTACAATCGACAAAACAGATTATGAAGCTGAAATCGGTTCACAAGTTCCAGAATATTATGAGTTTAAAGAAGCTGTTTCGTTAACCAGCGGGAATTATAAAATTAGCATTGAAGCTTTAAACGGAACCTTTTATAAAGGTTATAACGAACTTCATCTAAAAGTTAGCAATACACAAAACAATCAAAGTGTAAGTGCATCTGAAGTTACTTTTTTACCAATACTAAATACTTCGAGTTCTTGTCCGCACAAATACAATGTATCGTATGATGCGACAAACAAATATTTTGCCGGATATGCTGTTTTTACGAGT
This portion of the Flavobacterium panacagri genome encodes:
- a CDS encoding isochorismatase family protein translates to MKRKYTKSALLLLDIQNDYFYKGKMEFQGSYEAASEAKKVLDIFRKKRRTIIHIQYIAVHKNASYFVSGTYGAEIYEEVRPLEGETVIVKNNPNSFIETSLYDFLKNNQIENLTIMGMMNNMANDPTVRTAKDLGFNVQLVESKAAEIVLDSL